The Anoxybacillus flavithermus genome has a segment encoding these proteins:
- a CDS encoding DHH family phosphoesterase, with product MSSLYEKQRHRYPLYVLIGITFVLLIIVTYFEWMIGIVGAVLLGPTLFHVFRSYKVAQEEIEDYISTLSYRIKKVGEEALMGMPIGIMLINDELEIEWTNSFLSSCFGVDTLVGQSLYDVAEQLVPLIKTEATEEVITFRDRTFKVIIRREERLLYFFDITEQAELEKKYEQEKIVLGVIFLDNYDDVTQGMDDQTKSQLNSQVTSILNRWASEYGLFLKRTSSDRFVAVLNEHILEKLEKNKFSILDEVREQTAKNHVPLTLSIGIGTNSPSLPELGALAQSSLDLALGRGGDQVAIKQPNGKVKFYGGKTNPMEKRTRVRARVISHALKELILESEQVFIMGHKYPDMDAIGSAIGILKVAQMNQKEAFIVIDTSRIDSGVQRLLEEVKKQTELWSRFISPEQALELATEDTLLVVVDTHKPSLVIEERLLLRLDRVVVIDHHRRGEEFIQDPILVYMEPYASSTSELVTELLQYQPKRSKLSMLEATALLAGIVVDTKSFTLRTGSRTFDAASYLRAQGADTTLVQKLLKENIEHYIKRAKIIENAIIDEHGFAIAKGSPNETYDPVLIAQAADTLLSLNGVVASFVISKRNDQTIGISARSLGDVNVQLIMEKLDGGGHLTNAATQLTNITIDETEKRLKAAIREYIEGGKDT from the coding sequence ATGTCTAGTTTATATGAAAAGCAGAGGCATCGCTATCCCTTGTATGTTTTAATCGGTATTACGTTTGTATTGCTTATCATTGTTACGTATTTTGAATGGATGATTGGGATAGTTGGTGCTGTGCTCCTTGGCCCTACGTTATTTCACGTATTTCGATCGTATAAAGTTGCTCAAGAGGAAATTGAAGATTATATTTCTACCCTTTCTTATCGCATAAAAAAAGTGGGGGAAGAAGCGTTAATGGGTATGCCAATTGGCATTATGCTCATTAACGATGAGTTGGAAATTGAGTGGACAAACTCTTTTTTATCTTCTTGTTTTGGAGTGGATACGCTTGTTGGACAATCATTATATGATGTTGCTGAGCAACTCGTTCCACTCATAAAAACAGAGGCAACAGAAGAAGTCATTACATTTCGTGATCGAACGTTTAAAGTCATTATTCGCCGAGAAGAGCGATTGCTTTACTTTTTTGATATTACGGAACAGGCGGAATTGGAGAAAAAATACGAACAAGAAAAAATTGTATTAGGTGTCATTTTTCTCGATAATTACGACGATGTGACGCAAGGAATGGATGATCAAACGAAAAGCCAACTCAATAGTCAAGTGACATCTATCTTAAATAGATGGGCGAGCGAATATGGTCTATTTTTGAAACGGACATCATCGGACCGCTTTGTTGCTGTGTTAAACGAACATATTTTAGAAAAACTCGAAAAGAATAAATTTTCTATTCTAGATGAAGTACGTGAACAGACGGCGAAAAACCATGTGCCGTTAACGCTAAGTATCGGAATAGGGACAAACTCTCCGTCTTTGCCAGAACTCGGGGCGTTGGCACAATCTAGTTTAGATTTAGCGCTTGGACGCGGCGGTGACCAAGTCGCCATTAAACAACCGAATGGAAAAGTAAAATTTTATGGTGGCAAAACAAATCCGATGGAGAAACGGACAAGGGTTCGTGCCCGTGTCATATCACATGCATTAAAGGAGCTCATTTTAGAAAGTGAACAAGTGTTTATTATGGGGCATAAATATCCTGATATGGATGCGATCGGTTCAGCGATCGGCATTTTAAAAGTGGCTCAAATGAATCAAAAGGAAGCGTTCATTGTGATTGATACAAGCCGTATTGACTCTGGCGTCCAACGTTTGCTAGAAGAAGTGAAAAAGCAGACAGAACTCTGGTCGCGTTTTATTTCTCCCGAGCAAGCATTAGAGTTGGCGACAGAAGATACGTTACTTGTTGTCGTAGATACGCATAAACCTTCGCTCGTTATTGAAGAACGGTTGTTGTTACGATTAGATCGGGTTGTTGTAATTGACCATCATCGTCGTGGCGAAGAGTTTATTCAAGATCCGATTCTCGTATATATGGAGCCGTATGCCTCATCTACGTCAGAGCTCGTAACGGAATTGTTACAATATCAACCAAAGCGTTCGAAATTATCTATGCTTGAGGCGACAGCTTTGTTAGCAGGCATCGTTGTTGATACGAAAAGCTTTACGTTACGCACGGGGTCACGAACGTTTGATGCGGCTTCATATTTACGCGCCCAAGGAGCGGACACGACACTTGTCCAAAAACTGTTAAAAGAAAATATTGAGCATTACATTAAACGTGCTAAAATAATTGAGAACGCTATCATTGATGAGCATGGGTTTGCGATTGCAAAGGGAAGCCCTAACGAAACATATGATCCTGTTTTGATTGCTCAAGCAGCGGATACGCTATTATCTCTAAATGGCGTTGTCGCTTCGTTTGTCATTTCGAAGCGAAACGATCAAACGATCGGGATTAGTGCCCGTTCGTTAGGGGATGTGAATGTGCAGTTAATTATGGAAAAACTTGATGGTGGTGGCCATCTCACGAATGCGGCCACTCAGCTTACCAATATAACAATTGATGAAACAGAAAAGCGATTGAAGGCAGCTATTCGGGAATATATTGAAGGAGGTAAGGACACATGA
- a CDS encoding 50S ribosomal protein L9 yields MKVIFLKDVKGKGKKGEVKNVADGYAQNFLFKQGLAIEATPANLKALEAQKNKQKKEAEEELARAKQLKEKIDTLTVTLFAKAGEGGRLFGSITSKQIAEALQQQHDIKIDKRKIELDDAIRALGYTNVPIKLHPEVTATLKVHVQEQK; encoded by the coding sequence ATGAAAGTGATCTTTTTAAAAGACGTGAAAGGAAAAGGAAAAAAAGGAGAAGTAAAAAACGTTGCTGATGGTTATGCGCAAAACTTTTTGTTTAAACAAGGGTTAGCGATCGAGGCAACACCAGCCAACTTAAAAGCATTAGAAGCGCAAAAAAATAAACAAAAGAAAGAAGCGGAAGAAGAGTTAGCGCGAGCGAAGCAACTGAAAGAAAAAATTGATACGTTAACTGTCACATTGTTTGCAAAAGCTGGCGAAGGTGGCCGCTTATTCGGTTCAATCACGAGCAAACAAATTGCTGAGGCGCTTCAGCAACAACATGATATTAAAATTGATAAACGAAAAATTGAACTAGATGACGCCATTCGGGCGCTTGGCTATACAAATGTACCAATTAAACTTCATCCAGAAGTAACTGCTACATTAAAAGTGCATGTACAAGAACAAAAGTAA
- a CDS encoding replicative DNA helicase codes for MTDIFTDRLPPQNIEAEQAVLGAILLEPSALTTASEILIPEDFYRAAHQKIFRTMLQLSDRGEPVDLVTVTSELADANALEEVGGVSYLTELANAVPTAANVHYYAKIVEEKSILRRLIRTATSIAQDGYTREDEVDDVLNEAERKILEVSQRKNTSGFQNIKDVLVQAYDNIEMLHNRKGEITGIPTGFIELDRMTAGFQRSDFIIVAARPSVGKTAFALNIAQNVATRTGENVAIFSLEMGAQQLVMRMLCAEGNINAQNLRTGKLTPEDWGKLTMAMGSLSNAGIFIDDTPNIRVSEIRAKCRRLKQEQGLGMILIDYLQLIQGSGRNRENRQQEVSEISRSLKALARELDVPVIALSQLSRSVEQRQDKRPMMSDLRESGSIEQDADIVAFLYRDDYYDKESENKNIIEIIIAKQRNGPVGTVQLAFVKEYNKFVNLERRFDDTNVPPGA; via the coding sequence ATGACAGATATATTTACTGATCGACTCCCCCCACAAAATATTGAAGCTGAACAAGCGGTGCTCGGAGCGATTTTATTGGAGCCATCCGCGCTTACAACCGCTTCAGAAATATTAATTCCTGAAGATTTTTATCGAGCAGCCCACCAAAAAATTTTCCGCACGATGTTACAACTATCTGATCGTGGTGAACCGGTTGATTTAGTGACGGTTACATCTGAACTAGCGGATGCAAATGCGCTTGAAGAAGTGGGAGGCGTGTCGTATTTAACGGAGCTTGCCAATGCCGTTCCAACAGCGGCGAATGTGCACTATTACGCGAAAATTGTAGAAGAGAAATCTATTTTGCGCCGTTTAATTCGTACGGCTACATCGATCGCTCAAGATGGTTATACGCGTGAAGATGAAGTAGACGATGTGCTAAATGAAGCGGAGCGAAAAATTTTAGAAGTATCACAACGAAAAAATACGAGCGGATTTCAAAATATAAAAGATGTACTTGTTCAAGCGTATGACAACATCGAGATGCTTCATAATCGGAAAGGTGAAATCACGGGAATCCCAACAGGTTTTATTGAACTTGATCGAATGACAGCAGGATTTCAACGGAGCGATTTTATTATTGTTGCTGCTCGTCCATCTGTCGGAAAGACGGCGTTTGCATTAAATATTGCCCAAAATGTGGCGACGCGTACAGGTGAGAACGTGGCGATTTTTAGCTTAGAGATGGGGGCACAGCAACTCGTTATGCGTATGCTTTGCGCAGAAGGAAATATTAACGCTCAAAACTTGCGAACCGGCAAACTGACGCCAGAAGATTGGGGAAAATTAACGATGGCAATGGGAAGCCTTTCAAATGCAGGGATCTTTATTGACGATACGCCGAATATTCGTGTTAGTGAAATTCGTGCCAAATGTCGTCGCTTAAAACAAGAACAAGGGCTTGGTATGATATTGATTGATTACTTACAACTTATTCAAGGAAGTGGACGCAATCGCGAAAATCGTCAACAAGAAGTATCGGAAATTTCCCGTTCATTAAAAGCGTTAGCTCGTGAGTTAGATGTCCCTGTCATCGCCTTATCTCAGCTTTCTCGTAGCGTGGAGCAACGTCAAGATAAACGGCCGATGATGTCTGACTTGCGGGAATCGGGAAGTATTGAACAAGATGCGGATATTGTTGCTTTTTTATATCGTGATGACTATTACGATAAAGAATCGGAAAACAAAAATATCATTGAAATTATCATTGCAAAACAACGGAACGGTCCTGTTGGTACGGTACAACTTGCTTTTGTAAAAGAGTACAACAAGTTTGTCAACTTAGAGCGCCGCTTCGATGATACGAACGTTCCACCGGGAGCGTAA
- a CDS encoding adenylosuccinate synthase, producing the protein MSSVVVVGTQWGDEGKGKITDFLSQHAEVIARYQGGNNAGHTIVFNGEKYKLHLIPSGIFYKDKICVIGNGMVVDPKALVQELAYLHERGVSTDNLRISNRAHVILPYHLKLDEVEEERKGANKIGTTKKGIGPAYMDKAARVGIRIADLLDREVFEEKLARNLAEKNVLFEKVYGVEGFQLEHILDEYYEYGKQIAKYVCDTSVVLNDALDEGRRVLFEGAQGVMLDIDQGTYPFVTSSNPVAGGVTIGAGVGPTKIKHVVGVAKAYTTRVGDGPFPTELNNEIGDRIREVGREYGTTTGRPRRVGWFDSVVVRHARRVSGITDLSLNSIDVLTGIETLKICVAYRYKGQIIEEFPASLKVLAECEPVYEELPGWTEDITGVKSLDELPANARRYVERISQLTGIPLSIFSVGPDRSQTNVVRNVYA; encoded by the coding sequence ATGTCTTCAGTTGTTGTTGTTGGAACACAATGGGGCGATGAGGGAAAAGGAAAAATTACAGATTTTTTATCACAACATGCAGAAGTCATTGCACGATATCAAGGTGGAAATAACGCCGGACATACGATTGTATTTAACGGCGAAAAGTATAAATTACATTTAATTCCTTCTGGCATTTTTTATAAAGATAAAATTTGCGTCATTGGAAATGGAATGGTTGTCGATCCGAAAGCGCTCGTGCAAGAATTAGCGTATTTGCATGAGCGTGGTGTAAGCACAGACAATTTACGCATTAGCAACCGTGCGCACGTCATTTTACCTTATCACTTAAAGCTAGATGAGGTAGAAGAAGAAAGAAAAGGGGCTAATAAAATTGGAACAACGAAAAAAGGCATTGGCCCTGCTTATATGGACAAAGCCGCGCGTGTCGGCATTCGCATTGCAGATTTGCTTGATCGCGAAGTGTTTGAAGAAAAGTTAGCTCGTAACTTAGCTGAGAAAAATGTGCTTTTTGAAAAAGTGTACGGTGTAGAAGGGTTTCAGTTAGAACACATTCTTGATGAATATTACGAATACGGAAAGCAAATTGCCAAATATGTTTGTGACACATCTGTCGTATTAAACGATGCACTTGATGAAGGACGCCGTGTTTTATTTGAAGGTGCTCAAGGCGTCATGCTAGATATCGATCAAGGTACGTATCCATTTGTTACGTCATCAAATCCGGTTGCTGGTGGGGTTACCATTGGGGCTGGTGTTGGCCCAACAAAAATTAAACATGTTGTTGGTGTAGCGAAAGCATATACAACACGTGTCGGGGACGGTCCGTTTCCAACAGAGTTAAACAATGAAATTGGTGATCGTATTCGTGAAGTAGGTCGTGAATACGGAACGACAACTGGGCGTCCACGCCGTGTCGGTTGGTTTGATAGCGTCGTTGTTCGTCATGCACGTCGTGTTAGTGGAATTACAGACTTATCATTAAACTCGATCGACGTGTTAACAGGTATTGAAACGTTGAAAATTTGTGTTGCTTACCGTTACAAAGGACAAATCATTGAGGAGTTTCCTGCGAGCTTGAAAGTATTAGCGGAATGTGAGCCTGTATATGAAGAGTTACCAGGATGGACAGAAGATATTACAGGCGTAAAAAGTTTAGACGAGCTTCCAGCTAATGCACGTCGTTATGTTGAGCGCATTTCGCAATTAACAGGCATTCCGCTTTCGATTTTTTCGGTCGGACCAGACCGCTCTCAAACGAATGTTGTTCGCAACGTATATGCATAA
- a CDS encoding DNA-binding response regulator — MEKKILVVDDEKPIADILQFNLRKEGYDVHCAYDGVEALQKVEDIQPDLILLDIMLPQKDGMEVCREIRKKYDMPIIMLTAKDSEIDKVLGLELGADDYVTKPFSTRELLARVKANLRRHQQRQEQDVKEMSEIKIGPLTIHPDAYTVSKRGEHIELTHREFELLHYLAKHIGQVMTREHLLQTVWGYDYFGDVRTVDVTVRRLREKIEDNPSHPTWIVTRRGVGYYLRNPEQE, encoded by the coding sequence ATGGAGAAAAAAATTTTAGTTGTCGATGACGAAAAGCCGATTGCTGATATTTTGCAATTTAATTTAAGAAAAGAAGGATACGATGTGCATTGTGCATATGACGGTGTGGAAGCGCTACAAAAGGTAGAAGACATTCAGCCCGATTTAATTTTATTAGATATTATGCTGCCGCAAAAAGACGGCATGGAAGTATGCCGAGAAATTCGTAAAAAATATGATATGCCGATCATTATGTTGACAGCCAAAGACTCTGAAATTGATAAAGTGCTTGGGCTAGAACTTGGTGCAGACGATTATGTGACGAAGCCGTTTAGCACACGTGAACTGTTAGCGCGTGTCAAAGCGAATTTACGTCGCCACCAACAAAGACAAGAACAAGATGTAAAAGAAATGAGCGAAATAAAAATTGGCCCGCTCACGATTCACCCAGATGCTTATACGGTATCGAAACGCGGAGAACATATTGAGCTGACACATCGAGAATTTGAACTACTTCACTATTTAGCAAAACATATTGGACAGGTGATGACACGGGAACATTTACTGCAAACGGTATGGGGATACGACTATTTTGGCGATGTGCGTACCGTGGATGTCACCGTTCGACGTTTGCGTGAAAAAATTGAAGACAACCCTTCACATCCAACGTGGATTGTTACAAGACGAGGGGTAGGATATTATTTACGAAATCCGGAACAGGAGTAA
- a CDS encoding cell wall metabolism sensor histidine kinase WalK — translation MRKVSIFQSIHVKFALIYILLILIAMQIIGAYFVRQLEAQLVENFKNSLNERVILLAYNIEQEMNKERDKKSPTIEEEIRSILQDFVSQDISEVRVIDHKSKVLGTSNPYNQNIVGKRTTDLLIKRTLVAGEMTEKMLVDPKTGHRMYISSTPIRVKNEIKGAIYVIASMENVFAQMRQINNILATGTGIALVITALLGILLAQTITRPISDMRKQALAMAKGNFSRKVKVYGYDEIGQLALSFNNLTKKLQEAQATTEGERRKLESVLTHMTDGVIATDRKGRIILINDAALNILNVSRETVLSAPIVTVLGLDEQYTFETLIEERETLILDFSTDEEMYILRASLSVIQKEKGLVNGLIVVLHDITEHEKIDRDRREFVANVSHELRTPLTTMRSYLEALADGAWRDEEIAPRFIEVTQNETERMIRLVNDLLQLSKLDSKDYKLKKTRVHFIPYFHKVIDRFELTKKENVSFVRDFPDEKIIVYMDEDKITQVFDNIISNALKYSPQGGTITFRVKKKGDYIEVSVKDEGVGIPKSDLSKIFERFYRVDKARSRKLGGTGLGLAIAKEVVVAHGGRIWAESQERKGTTIYFTLPIEQQKKG, via the coding sequence ATGAGAAAAGTAAGCATATTTCAATCGATTCATGTGAAATTTGCCTTAATTTACATTTTACTTATTTTAATTGCCATGCAAATTATCGGAGCTTATTTCGTCCGTCAGTTGGAAGCGCAGCTTGTTGAAAATTTCAAAAATTCATTGAACGAACGCGTCATTTTGCTTGCTTATAACATTGAACAAGAAATGAACAAAGAGCGCGATAAAAAAAGCCCAACGATAGAAGAAGAAATTCGTTCTATTTTACAAGATTTCGTTTCGCAAGACATTTCCGAAGTGCGTGTTATTGATCATAAAAGTAAAGTGTTAGGGACATCGAACCCATATAATCAAAATATTGTCGGAAAGCGAACGACAGACTTATTAATTAAACGAACGTTAGTGGCCGGTGAAATGACAGAAAAAATGCTCGTTGACCCGAAAACAGGTCATCGCATGTACATTTCTTCTACGCCTATTAGAGTGAAAAATGAAATTAAAGGGGCGATTTATGTCATCGCTTCAATGGAGAACGTTTTTGCACAAATGAGGCAAATTAATAACATTTTAGCGACAGGAACGGGCATTGCTTTAGTCATTACGGCGTTATTAGGCATTTTATTAGCACAGACGATTACACGACCAATTTCAGATATGCGTAAACAAGCATTGGCAATGGCCAAAGGTAATTTTTCTCGAAAGGTAAAAGTGTATGGATACGATGAAATCGGACAACTTGCGCTTAGTTTTAACAATTTAACGAAAAAATTGCAAGAAGCGCAGGCAACGACAGAGGGTGAGAGACGGAAATTAGAGTCCGTATTAACGCATATGACAGATGGCGTCATTGCAACAGACCGAAAAGGACGAATCATTTTGATTAACGATGCCGCCCTCAATATTTTAAATGTTTCACGTGAAACAGTGCTTTCTGCACCGATTGTGACGGTATTAGGATTAGATGAGCAATATACGTTCGAAACGTTAATTGAAGAACGTGAAACGTTAATTTTAGACTTTAGTACGGATGAAGAAATGTATATTTTGCGCGCTTCTTTATCTGTCATCCAAAAAGAAAAAGGGCTTGTGAATGGCTTAATTGTCGTACTGCATGACATTACAGAGCATGAAAAAATTGATCGCGATCGTCGCGAGTTTGTAGCCAATGTGTCACATGAGTTGCGAACGCCGTTAACAACGATGCGCAGTTATTTAGAAGCGCTCGCAGACGGAGCGTGGCGAGATGAAGAAATTGCCCCGAGATTTATTGAAGTGACACAAAACGAAACAGAACGGATGATTCGTCTCGTTAACGATTTGTTACAGCTTTCTAAGCTCGACAGTAAAGACTATAAATTGAAAAAGACGCGCGTTCATTTTATTCCATATTTTCATAAAGTGATCGATCGATTTGAATTAACAAAAAAAGAAAACGTTTCGTTCGTTCGAGACTTTCCAGATGAGAAAATCATTGTTTATATGGATGAAGATAAAATTACTCAAGTATTCGATAATATTATTTCTAACGCATTGAAATATTCTCCACAAGGGGGAACAATTACGTTTCGTGTGAAGAAAAAAGGCGACTATATTGAAGTGAGTGTAAAAGATGAAGGTGTCGGCATTCCGAAATCCGATTTATCGAAAATTTTTGAGCGTTTTTATCGTGTCGACAAGGCACGTTCGCGTAAGCTCGGCGGAACAGGATTAGGTCTTGCGATTGCAAAAGAAGTTGTCGTTGCACATGGTGGGCGCATTTGGGCAGAAAGTCAAGAAAGAAAAGGGACAACCATTTACTTTACTTTGCCGATTGAACAACAGAAAAAAGGATGA